From Solanum lycopersicum chromosome 8, SLM_r2.1, the proteins below share one genomic window:
- the LOC101248502 gene encoding uncharacterized protein, which produces MENMNIKEGNNQHMNVTNSCSGNNNNNNNNSIGGRDNSSSPTNFQQNQVSMDWTPEEQATLEEGLVKYASETSISRYAKIAIALKNKTVRDVALRCKWTTKKENSRRRKDDANLLKKNKDRKEKLIDPTAVSPPVVMQQPSYAPYAQGVVSNKSEGFASYHATVSMTTQLIHQNARIFEQISANLVAHQIHENTRLLCQARDNIFKILHKLNESSCTLKQMPPLPVKLNEELANTMLPPSTHALG; this is translated from the exons AtggaaaatatgaatattaaagAAGGGAATAATCAACATATGAATGTTACAAATTCATGTAgtgggaataataataataataataataattcaataggTGGAAGAGATAATTCATCTTCACCTacaaattttcaacaaaatcaaGTTTCAATGGATTGGACTCCAGAAGAACAAGCTACTTTGGAGGAAGGCTTGGTAAA ATATGCCTCTGAGACGAGCATATCCCGTTATGCAAAAATAGCAATTGCACTGAAGAACAAGACTGTTCGTGATGTGGCATTACGATGCAAATGGACCACG AAAAAGGAAAACAGCAGGAGAAGGAAAGATGATGCAAATctattgaagaaaaataaagatagaaag GAAAAATTGATTGACCCTACTGCAGTATCGCCCCCGGTGGTAATGCAGCAGCCTAGTTATGCTCCATACGCTCAAGGAGTGGTTTCTAATAAGAGTGAAGGTTTCGCCTCGTATCATG CCACAGTTAGTATGACTACACAGCTTATTCATCAAAACGCCCGAATCTTTGAACAAATTTCTGCAAATCTTGTTGCACATCAA ATACATGAGAATACTCGACTTTTGTGTCAAGCTCGAGATAATATCTTCAAGATTCTACATAA GTTGAATGAGTCGTCCTGCACGCTGAAGCAGATGCCACCACTCCCAGTTAAGTTAAACGAAGAACTCGCGAACACCATGCttccaccctcaactcatgcaTTGGGGTGA
- the LOC101248799 gene encoding AUGMIN subunit 2 — translation MMGSDSTWVGRKPMRRLGGMSDALSIAAELGFSVPPPPSQEEIQNLSTTTGENGDDLIRVLKELTAVQRKIADLQVELQGRKEDKNVAHLTHVSEMEKKIETLQRITTILKDVIQNKDRIIARLQQPYSLDCIPVEAEYQKQFSELLMRAASDYGALTASVTDFQWSQNFKEPPTVWGEMLRPIPVALASSTRFFEAMSAMRESIATLHALRVGHSSSLSTTPSNDPSQTTLGDTDCITPPPWRTESSFDDLAVGNLRRQESEPQEGSEIEKGDSMSHRRLSWPPSVKNI, via the exons ATGATGGGAAGCGATTCAACATGGGTAGGAAGAAAACCCATGAGACGACTTGGTGGAATGTCTGATGCTCTCTCTATTGCTGCTGAATTGGGCTTTTCtgttcctcctcctccttctcag GAGGAGATCCAAAACTTATCCACCACCACTGGCGAAAATGGTGATGATTTGATCAGGGTCTTGAAGGAACTTACTGCTGTTCAAAGGAAGATTGCAGATTTACAAGTGGAACTTCAAGGTCGAAAG GAGGACAAAAATGTTGCTCATCTGACACATGTCAGTGAAATGGAAAAGAAGATTGAAACATTGCAAAGGATTACTACTATTTTGAAGGATGTTATTCAGAACAAG GACCGCATAATTGCTCGCCTTCAACAACCATATTCATTGGATTGCATTCCCGTTGAAGCTGAATATCAG AAACAATTTTCAGAATTGCTGATGAGGGCTGCCAGTGATTATGGAGCTTTGACGGCCTCCGTAACAGATTTTCAGTGGAGTCAGAATTTTAAAGAGCCACCAACAGTATGGGGG GAAATGCTTCGTCCAATTCCTGTTGCTTTGGCTTCCAGCACCCGGTTCTTTGAAGCCATGTCTGCTATGAGAGAGTCAATTGCAACACTGCATGCTTTGAGAGTTGGTCATTCTTCTTCCTTGTCTACAACACCAAGCAATGATCCTTCTCAAACAACACTTGGAGATACTGATTGCATTACTCCTCCCCCATGGAGAACAGAATCAAGCTTTGATGATTTAGCAGTTGGAAACCTGAGAAGGCAAGAAAGTGAACCTCAAGAAGGTAGTGAAATTGAAAAAGGTGATAGTATGAGCCACAGGAGATTGTCATGGCCTCCTTCAGTTAAAAACATCTGA